In one window of Bradyrhizobium diazoefficiens DNA:
- the tmk gene encoding dTMP kinase translates to MPFVSIEGIDGSGKTTQVQLLCSALEAVGKNVIRTKEPDGGWLGLEVRAMLTKENRSLSRIEELLLLSASRYDHVRSVVRPAVKAGNWVVSDRFVDSTFAFQAYGDEDLTALFNAVTPLVVGDSLPDFTFVLDLPEQEAIGRRSGRADLGGDPAEAIRDFRAIRSGLLEAARLWPDRCRVVDARGKETEIAARIWEELESGF, encoded by the coding sequence CAACACAAGTGCAGCTCCTCTGCTCTGCGCTAGAAGCCGTGGGTAAGAACGTCATTCGAACTAAGGAGCCGGATGGCGGTTGGCTTGGCCTGGAGGTGCGCGCCATGCTCACAAAAGAGAACAGGTCACTATCTCGGATCGAGGAGCTCCTACTCCTAAGCGCTTCGCGTTATGATCACGTCCGTAGCGTCGTTCGGCCCGCTGTCAAAGCTGGCAACTGGGTGGTGTCTGATCGCTTCGTAGATTCAACATTTGCATTTCAAGCGTATGGCGATGAGGATTTGACCGCACTTTTCAACGCTGTCACCCCGCTGGTCGTTGGTGATAGCCTCCCAGATTTCACGTTTGTTCTAGATCTGCCGGAGCAGGAGGCTATTGGCAGGCGGAGCGGTCGAGCCGACTTGGGCGGAGATCCCGCCGAAGCGATCCGTGACTTCCGAGCTATACGTTCTGGGCTTCTCGAAGCTGCCCGACTGTGGCCGGATCGCTGCCGTGTAGTAGATGCCCGAGGCAAAGAGACCGAAATAGCCGCACGGATTTGGGAAGAGCTTGAGTCCGGTTTCTGA